A window of the Henckelia pumila isolate YLH828 chromosome 3, ASM3356847v2, whole genome shotgun sequence genome harbors these coding sequences:
- the LOC140888963 gene encoding uncharacterized protein gives MNPPKSVKGIQELTGRLAALNRFISRSADKGLPFFKLLRSGKAISAEAVSAVLVSEVGREHKPVYYISRTLHGAELRYTKIEKLALALVTAARKLRSYFQSHPIIVLTNHPLKQIISSPKASGRMVNWAIELSQYGIEYRPRPAIKAQILADFLVEMTVTQEESSTQTWMVYVDGSSTSTGSGAGIVVESPQGDKFQYAIKFLFPATNNEAEYEAFIMGIKFALSINGNYEAKEDKMLKYLTQVNELLSRLDNYDIKQIPRGENESADCLAKLASSLANIDSRKITFLTYGKEETDRNDVTIFCADSEEHSWKDEIIDYLMRGNLPVNQVEARKLRVRAARFTIIDGELYKRGLSSPYLKCLTPAKGNYVLREIHEGICGNHLADRALAGKALC, from the exons ATGAATCCTCCAAAAAGTGTGAAAGGCATCCAGGAATTAACAGGACGTTTGGCCGCCCTCAACCGATTTATTTCAAGATCTGCAGACAAGGGGCTACCATTCTTCAAActgttgaggagtggaaaag CAATATCTGCGGAGGCGGTAAGTGCAGTATTGGTATCTGAAGTAGGACGTGAGCACAAACCAGTGTACTATATCAGCCGAACTTTACACGGagcagaattaagatatacaaAGATCGAGAAACTGGCACTGGCTTTGGTAACTGCAGCAAGAAAACTACGTTCTTACTTTCAgtctcatccaataattgtactcACCAATCATCCTCTCAAACAAATTATCTCGAGTCCTAAAGCATCAGGAAGAATGGTTAATTGGGCTATTGAATTGAGCCAATATGGAATTGAATATCGCCCGCGTCCAGCGATTAAAGCACAAATTCTGGCTGATTTTCTAGTAGAGATGACAGTAACTCAAGAAGAAAGCTCCACCCAGACATGGATGGTTTATGTCGATGGGTCATCGACCTCTACAGGAAGCGGTGCAGGTATAGTTGTGGAGAGCCCACAGggagataaatttcaatatgccaTCAAATTTCTATTCCCTGCAACGAATAATGAGGCAGAATATGAAGCTTTCATCATGGGAATTAAATTTGCTCTGTCG ATTAATGGAAATTATGAAGCGAAAGAAGATAAAATGCTTAAATACCTCACTCAAGTGAATGAACTTCTCTCGCGTTTAGACAACTATGATATAAAGCAGATACCTAGAGGGGAAAATGAGTCAGCAGACTGTCTCGCCAAGTTAGCAAGCTCCTTGGCTAACATTGATAGTAGGAAAATTACATTCCTAACATATGGCAAAGAAGAAACTGATCGAAATGATGTTACGATCTTCTGTGCTGACAGCGAAGAACATAGTTGGAAAGATGAAATAATCGACTATTTGATGCGGGGTAACCTACCCGTTAACCAAGTAGAAGCTCGAAAACTTAGAGTTCGAGCTGCTCGGTTCACGATCATTGATGGAGAACTGTATAAAAGAGGTTTATCTTCACCGTACCTAAAGTGTCTAACACCAGCCAAAGGAAACTATGTGCTccgtgaaattcatgaaggaatTTGTGGGAATCACTTAGCCGACAGAGCTCTCGCGGGGAAAGCATTATGCTAA